The DNA sequence TATCTGCGGGAAAACGAGATATCAGCAAAACCCATTTGTTATTACGCAAGTAGAACGGTTTTGCTGAAGCGCTATTCATAACAACTGGTGCTGCTTTTGCTGACGGTATTACAATCACAAGAAAAAACGAAGATAACGACCATTATTTGCTAAAGCATATTTCTGTTATATTGAATTAAGAAATCCTTGAAAAAAACAGCCGAAGACAAATGGTGGTAACGAAACTCCTATGATATATACGCCTGATGTGTTTTAAAGTAGAGTCAACAAAATGCTTGTTACTCAAGACAACGATCTCGCTCTCACAAACGTTTAATGGATAGAGATTCGTTACGGAACAGATAGAACAAAGATGGCTATTGCACAAGGGTAATGTTATTTGAGGGTTTTGTTTCATTAGTGATGATCAAATTAATAAAGGTTTCCAGACACATTAAATGAATTGTTTTTCGATTGAATGTCTAACTTACTGCAAAGAATCGCTAGACAAAGTAGAAGAGCATTCTCGAAAGGGCCGCTGCGCTGAAGTCTTGTTAACTTTTAATTATGCTTATGCTCAGACAAAAGCTCGCATTCATTTGGTTTGAAAATGATACGCATATAGAAACGATATagcaaatatttaaatatacatttttgctTATACACTTAtaacatttcctttaaaatttCATTCTAAATCCATGTATGAATGACAACAAGGTTGTGATACCACACAATAATTTGCAACGGTCAGCATGACTAGACTTGACCACACGACCTCTGACGTAGCCATTTCTTACTTATCGAGTATTGTTACTAAAATATTGGCCTATACACGATTTGTTGTCCACTTTCAGAAGCAGACGatttcatgtacatgttttatttgcgTGACGTACGCTCAGCGATGTCATTGCATGCGTCCATTTCAATGAGATGATTTCAAGTCGAGAAAAGAAATCAACCTCTGTACCAATGTTTTGCATGCACAATTCTGCCTTTAAAGGATTGGGTAGTGTTATTGTCGATTGCATGCAGTTATACATGGATTGAATAACTGTAAAGTTTTTGTCCAATCCATCACCCAATAAGATCGACCTAGCTGCGGTTACATCATTTTATTGttaagatacaaaaaaaaaaaatacaaaacattttaaaaaataaagtgaATTAAATAAAAACGGACAAAAAATCATACGCATTATAACCACTGAAATGCATTAATCATACAACATTTAGTATCTTTTAACTCAAGTAATAATAAAAGTCATGCATGCGAGTTCTGACGAATCACCCATGCAGTTTGTATATCCAGAGAAAAAGATATATAGCGTCTGTTTTTATCGGCCGACCTTTGCACGGCAAAGACCCACCTACCAACACAGTACATGTACTAGTGAATTCGCTCGGTAAATTTGGTCTTCGTCTTGAGTGTCCGCCAAAGTGAGGGAGGTTATGGAAAAGTCCCCTGCAGAGACAATTCAATCTCCTTAAAATTGGTACAGTATTGTACTTAACAATCCTCTCCTTGACGTTCAGCTTTAAATTATTGTCAGAAACGACCGACTAGTCATTTGTCGCTGCAAATGTTACCGGGTGGTGTGTTACGCTGCCGTGCCCGGGTTATGACAGGTCCCCGGGGGTCTCCATTGTCTGTAGACACTTCTATAGATGACTTGGTATATCAGCTTGTTGCTGGGAATCCGTAATAGCACAATGTCCCATTTTCAGACCTTAATAGATTACTGTCCTGGTAAAAAGCCTTAGATAATGTGATGGCCATGTGTACCGATAACAGGATCATTTTAAATAACTGCACTTATAACGAAAGTTGCACGACGCTGTAATTGTCCAGCACGCATCATAGACTTTTTGCATAGATTAATAAATATGGCTGTGGTATTGTTTGAAGACCGTTAATAATTATAGGTCTTTAACAATAAACTCATTAAAATATACTTGCGTGAATTAAAAGTACACACCGGCTACATTTTGGAATTAACATCCAATTTTGTCTGAAATATCTCCCATTCTACATCGTAAACATGCACGTCATTTATAGCTAGAATACCGATAttaattaaatgatataatgtaAATGGTATTTCTGAGTATCTTTCAATTTTCCCCAAACTTGTTTCCGTTTTAAACTTAACCCAGAACAGTCATTATTCAGAAATTAGGCAATTATCGCCTTGCTTTCGGCAATGTACTCCTCCAACGTGTACGCGTGCTTAAATTCGTACGTGCAGTTACTGTGTAGTGCATGTACTCCTACCCCATCGTGCACGTGCGCTACGATGTAAATATCAAATCTCACTGGACATAACGCTGTCATATTCAAGTCAAAATCCCTAATTCAACTTCTTGATGGTCCGCAAGGCATCTGCAAATTGAAGTCGGCAAACCTCATTGAAAACTTCGACCAGAAAGAAACAATTTCGTGTAACATGATGAtttcaaaatgatattgaaatagaTTAACTTAACGATTGGTTCGACTGTTGACAACCCAGTTATATACTAATGTTCTTTTCTGGCTCCAGAATTTTCCAAAGAAATGAGTTCATCTGGTTTTCAGATTAGCACTTAAGTTTCGACAGACTGTTAGCGTAAGGGCACTTCAGAATAGGTTAATATGCACAAAAGCATGGAAGCCGCAGATTCCTAGATAACCGTTTCGGGGAAATTAATCTAATTTCAACGTGAAAAACTAACTCAGAGATCAATAATTCCGgggaaaattgtttttttttcgggggCTTAGTTTAGCAAACATCGCTGATTGGTCATTATCCCAATTATTTAcgatttatcaaaaaaaaaatctgtatataaatgtaaaccCTACATTTCTGTAGgggttgtttgtttttaatagAATTTATCCTGTAAGATTGCTTCATGAAATTCCATTTTAATCTTAAGTGGTTATCATCTTCTTAAAGTAAATTCGGCTCCCGTTCTAGGAAACACATTTTATGCAATTACAAGCCAACATAGCTAGTTTATACCGTACAATACACGATGATGTGTCAGTATACACAATCCTTACGTACAGATTTGGCGTACTTTTGGATGAAATATTCCATTATTCTGCCAAATTTAACAGTTCAAACCTAATCCGTTTTATTGTCAGtttattaaatcatttaaaatgtttgtcagATTTATAAGTTTTCAATTAGAAATCTGTAATCTCGCATACTTGCACTTTTCTTTCGGGAATATTGGAATCAATTACCTGTCTGAAAGccattaaaatgaaattgtcAGACAACTATCGTTTTTTCTGGCGTTAATAGGTAACGAGGATAAAGAGGGATATTATTTTTGATAGTGAAAGTACATTTTATCCTACACACACGCCAGCACCTTCAGCGCAAGATTTCTGGTAGTGTCACCAAGTGAAAATGTCTCTATTTGTTCATCAGTGCTTAAGTCATGTGTGGTAAGTTGTAACTGGTGTAGAACTCACCATCAATACACTAAGGTCACATGAGGATAATACGAGTCTACTTCAGGGTCATTTTATAAGGTTATTTCACTGAGAAATGCCATGACGAGTTAGTGTTGGTACACAGGGGCCTCacaatttgttacagtctacgtgtatttggaacTTCCTTATAGTGTGTATATAGCACAGACGTTTAGCGGGGCTTGATTAAGATTTGGTGAAAATGACAACCCCGGTGTTCATGTATTAACGTGTAGATGGGTGGAAAGCATTTTGTGACGGAAAATCAAAACCCACCTACGTTTCTCGatgaaaaaaagcaaaaacaaacaaaacatatttctgtTTGGTGTAGAAAAACAAATTCTTATGGTCGTTGAAAATATCGATAaaagtgtcatttttaccgagcCTAGcttcaaaatacactgtatgtctgAAAAATATGCTATACACACTAGAGACATTCAAAAtaaatgtagactgtaacaagttctcaggtccctgtgtgttCGCGTAGATATGGTGTCTAATTATGTTGTAGGTTCCTCAAAGTACAGATATAGTTTCGCCAGATGTACAGTAATTTTACACCTAAAGCAAGAGAACATCAACATGTAAACGAAACAATTAACAAACAAACTagagattgtttgtttgtgaacGATAGAAACCCAACCCTACCCCCTTCCCAACTCCCTTAGGTAGCAGTTTACAGTAAACGCGACccaatctgaaaaaaataaggCACATATTTTGAATAAGAAAACATAGCCAGTTAATCCTGCATATATCTAAACAATAGTATAATCtgctttttcttttctttaaatacagtgtaaaagtcatatttgaaaaattcaCCAAAAATACAATCAATGACTATGAAAGAGCATCAGAATAAGATGTGTTTGGGTATGTATGTGTTCGATCTTTTGCAATTTTTACTGTACTTACACTTGTatttatgcatgtatatatatttgtaatctataaCCATTTGcaattataatacatttgtgAATATCATAGGAACAAATCTAAAATTCTAGACAATAatgcaaaatatcatgatttgTGGCCCAAATGACACCATTAcctacaatgttttttttttttatctgaaacctttttttttattcaaacatcTCCACCCCAATATGTTCATCATTAGGATTATCTGCAATATCTTACCTGGTCTCTGCTACGTACCATTTTTGCTGCAAGTAAAGCTATGTAGCTTTTAGTTTTTCATGTGTACCCCACTTTCGAAAATCCGGAAATTCGTAATTTCGgaccaatattttttttctctccttttttaaacaaaaaatgtgaagtttgtatattggtatacatttaTTTACTGATCTATTCATGTTTTAGGCATATCATAGTAATAGTTATATGCAAAATCACAACCCATGACCAAGCTATCCTACAGTGGTCTACTGCCCTACTagacattattattattttttttttttgcactcaATTGACCGTTGACCTTTATGTCAAGGTCGCGTTGCACTTCGTCAGTGGGATGAAAGATATACAGCAACTCATGGCACAGACAAAATTTGTACTCATTTGGcctttgaccttgaggtcaaggtcactatgaTCCGATAATGGAACAATGCACTTCCTCAGTGAGTGAATAAGGTTAATGGTTTACAAGATATCGCCAAGAcaacaattatttgataaaaaaaagaaaaagtttaaaaactgcatttttttacctaaaggtcaaggtcatagtgaCATAGCTGCAATGCACTGACATCAGTGAAGCAAGTATGCTCTAAATTCCATCAGAATGTCTTCAATGGCTTAGACGTTATGGCCCGACaagaaattatttgaaaatttaaacttatttgacctttgaccttgagcTCAAGGCTACAGTGACCTCAAGGAAATGCACAGCACATTGGCTTCAGGTGTTAAGTATCCTCCAAATCTCATCAACATGTCTTCGAATGATCAATTAAAATTATGACGTTAAACTATTTTGTGTATGTGTCAGCTGTCTTTTTCCTAACCCGTGTGTGATCAATGTATCCCTGGTAACCACTGGATctccctgtgaagtatgtgagaatacATCAATACTCCtgattttttaaagtttttagaatttctataaatattgcATTTTCAGTTTTGTGCTTACTTATTTAACTGATGTCAAACATTAATTACCCCGGTACTTAAAATCCTGAAACAAGTCCTTGTGATCCAATGTTGTGTGAAAATGAAATCTGATATctagaaatatttttaaaacattcattatagaaaagtaaaaattaaactttaaaCATCTGTCAAACTCAATGTTTATGTTAAACCACAAATTCTGAAATTGAGACagaaaactaataaaaaaatatttccttttttaactgttttttgttctcttgtttaattttgtttcagaTTTCGTGAAGAGGTATCGGGTATAATCACCGTTCCTAATGGAAGCCTTTTTGGAAACAAGAACAGCAACCTGATTACAATTATCATTCCATGGCTTCGTTTAAGTCATTAGCGGATGATTTGTATCAAATTGCAAGAATAACAACAAGAaacatgtttgatttttaacattcaACTTGATCGGTTTATtcaaaacatatatgtatataacaaaattatcaataatttgatttgaacaaagtATTACTTATACATAgatacactttatatatatttgactaGAATAATATCACGTAAcctgataataaaatattgattctGAGTAAACACTGTACAACAAAAGGCATTATCTATAACAATATactgtaaaataataatttttagTGGGAAGTTCATTTTCCTTGATTTTATTGGTACTCTTATTTAACAAACTTGTATGTCTATGAATTTCTAAACTGTTTAATTTGACAtctctttttttaatttgatgagTTCCTACTAGGTACAATTAATCGATTAAGTCAAGTGCCAACAATTTAATTGCACAAAATTTGAACCccatgaaaatatatcatttttcagTACTGCACTTACTAAGGGTAACACGATGTAAATAAATTTGCCAACTTGACAATTAAAATACCACAAAGTATACTCAGGTAGCTATTCCTTTGATTGCGAGTATCTGAAAGGCCGACacagatttttaaaatgtcaaacgATGTGACCAATGTATACCTAGCCTACACCCCCTCAGGTGCTTGGGATGGATTGCAGTCAAAATTAACGAGGACTGTGGTATCATTGTAGAAGGGAACATCAGAGAGATTGTAATAATGAgcttaatttatataattaaagacCTGTACTTGTTCTGGagatattacatacatcacTGGTCTGTTTTGAATACATAACCATGTCATAATTAATCTTAAAACACATGTATAGTTACATGATCGTCAACTCATTAATGTGTGCATGTACATGCCTTCACACgattgtctatatacagtcaaaaAAAATATCGGCTTTCTCAAAACTTATCTGTCCTATAGGGAAACTGATTTGATAAGTTTCACATGctttgacattatatatatattgagcaATGCGATGAACAGAATCTTAAACTCATGTCACTCTAATATGGAATTCATTAAAGTCATCAGATAATCTAATATTGAAAAACCaactttctaccacaataccccgtgttattcaactctcagaccatcagttaatcattacagctgttgattaacaatctgtttataccacacgtggtataaactctgtacgcatttcgattggctaacacggtgaactttgacccaagctgcaattgttattgacgtcatcaataatctaatgacgtcacatcatcggGTCCCGGACATCActggtacactttatttgcatacgcgaaattatacttggccacgtttccctttgattcaagccgatattattgtggtagaaacaggtcacacgactcgaaattgttggatatggaatttatttcacactcgtaagttattttttaaaagttgcaaaaaacactcgctaaagctcgtgtcttttgtaacttttaaaaaataacttactcgtgtgaaataaattccatatccaacaaccactcgttgtgtaacctctatttaacCAGTAAGCTAGAGGCTCGGCCTATATTAAATCAATGTACTTGTTGcataaatttcatattacattataaacctAAATGTGATATTCTCTATGTAACTATCAGATTTCCACATATTAATAGTTGAGAGCACAGGGAACGATAGCAAATTACCAACCTGCACAAAATAGACGTCAATGTTTTCTTATTATGTTGATTAAGGTCCGTAATTTGCTACCAATGCCTGTGATTGAGGGATACAAAAACTTAAGTGCAATATTTTTCTTTGacatggtacatatatatatctttgtcaAGGTTAACAGAAAAGTCTGACTAGTTCATAATGCTGCTGGTATATCGTCATCTTCATCATCTGTTTTAGACTTTGAGGCCGAATCCCATTCGGAAGGCCAACTCCACCAAGTTTTGAGGGGTGCCATCCTTGAAGCACACATAAAGCTCTGTCTTGGATCTTTGACGACTGAAATGAAAAattgtgttaaaacaacaaattcATAACAATCCAAGTAATTCGTTAATATTTAAGGACATAATAAGTTAGGTAAAAAGTCAAGAGTGTTAGAAGTTCAAAATCTTTCTGCTTCTATATGAATAAGGAAATcttaacaattttattattGCAACATCATTAGATGAAGGGAAATTCACTTGAGTATTATCATCTTTagaatataaaaacaaaacgttATCTCTTATTTTACTGAGGGAAAAGTTTCAAACTTGGAAAAACTTTACTCTACATTGCCATGTTTAATGACTGCTATCATATTGTGAGGTTCATGTAGGCCCTTTATGCCTCTTGTCTGTCTAGAAGTAACTGGACAAATaacttattgttttataattacttaCCCAACCACCCAGTATGATTCTTGAACTTTTTGATCTGCATCAGACTGAGGCACATGAAACAAGACCCCTTCCTCACGGAGGTGATAGAAGCTAGGATCGGGATGGGACGGCATACGATAGTCATTCTCACACTCATCTCTCTTCGTGTTTTTCTGAAAAATTAATAAGTACAAACATCAAAGTCCATAAATTCTGAGTATAAAACCTGATGATTTTAAGACACAGTTAAGAAAAACATGGCAGTATTAAACTCTAAAAGTTCTTGGGACATTTCCATAAGTTTACAACAATCCCTCAACCCCAGATATATACAGATTTGTAACTCCACTCCCTCATCACAAAAGACTTAATACCTACTGTGTACTTTGACTCTGTTTGTATGTTTGCTGGATTAATTGCCCCGTGAACAACcagagtcattttgaggtggggtctccttgAAGAAGTTGgcgactacctcactgaacaacatacatttgtaccagAGGCCTGTTGCATGACACCCAGAGTTTTTAAGATAAAATGTGTATTGCCCAATGACAGAACTACAGCAGCACATTTCTCAGGTCCCCACAAAACAGAAACCAAGGGGATAGAACCATGCACGCCAGACCTTCACCCAAGGTTACGTGGCTGACGCTCTAACCAACTGAACTATTGTGGCTCCTTGGTAAGAAACACAAAGGGTTAAAGCTTTTTAGATATGGGACATCACTTCAATACTGAAGGCACTCTCTCATTAAAGAACAAATAAAGGTCCATAACTCTTATAAAGGAGACAGACATGTAAGCTATAGGCAGGTGCATCTTTGTCACAAAGAATGTTTCTTCTCCAAGAAATTGAAAGCAAGTTTCTCAAAAAAATGTTGATTGAAAGCAAgcttttcaaaaaaaatgttgaagttTACGAAACATGTATTGAATCTTAAAATTACTTTCGTATCTTAATATTCCCTTTTTGAAAGATTGAAAACTGATAATTAAAAGTATCTAGGCATGCAGATGTTTACCTTTCGATATCTGTACCTATCAAACATGTGTTTGATCTGGGTACAGCAGAGGTGAAAATTGTGTGTGATGTCCTTCTCAAGCTCGTGTGTCCCTAATGTGGGGTTTACAAAAACCCCATCAATCTTGTCGATGTGTAGAAAGTGGAGAAGGCAGTTCTCGGCACCAACAGTCAATCTGTCACAGAATTATAAACGTTTATTAAATCTTAATTCATGTTTATGtcattaatgttataataactaaaattaatttattcaaatgttCAAGCCCCGCTAAAagtagtaacagtgaccttgacccaaaatcccttaaactttatattttcctagatattatggtcctttatcattgtgtgaatccctcaaggaatgaagccccTCGAGTACTGAAAAACTTCAGCATTACATACATGCGTACAAGACGAATGGacaggaaacctatagtccccccggttAAACTGGTAGGGGACATAGAAAGGGTATTAACCCTAGTTAAATGGAATAGGATATATTCTCTCCATGCATCCAAAGATGTAGAAGTCTTAGTCTATCGCTTACAATAAAATGGAAGGAATATTTTCAATGGAAACTTGGAAAAATGAAGCTTGTATACTTTAGGCAGGATGAAATACacaattttttatttgattttttactttattttcttGTTCTTTAGATCATCCTGTGCCAATTCGTTGCTATGACTGTAGTCGACATGGAAAAGGCGCATCTTGGTAGGTGTTCCTTTCTGTAATGAATCCAGCAAAACATCACAATTTCTTCCAGTACAAGTATAATgtaaagattttttaaaaaacccgaCCGATTTTATATCATGATATTGACATAAAAAAACAGCCTATTTCTTTTCATAAGATAATAATATTCCTGTATTCATGCAAGTTCAATTCTTTGCCTTGGTAGTTATAATCACACATGTTTTATACAGATTTAAACATATAAATCGTCCAGGTTTTTCAATTTAATGTCCAGATCATTGTTACCTTGACAATGCTTCCGCCACTGGAGTTACTGGCTGATGAGCCATCGGAGTGGAAGGAATCTTTCCTCGTGAGCGTGTGTGTCTGTCTCCTAAGGGAGCTGGGAAAGTCACCTGGCGGACACAagcaaagcaaatatatatgaaatacagaagtttgaaattgatataacattacaatttaatgaaatgatgatttttttttttcaaaacaacaatgtcacaaaattACATGTTTTGTCATCCCGATTTTGACTCTTTTAAGTTGGTACAGGATGTCAGTCCTACAATTcacattaaaattgaaacaGATCTACATACATAATCCTGTTGACTAGATGTAGTACATTGAAGCaatattaaaaagtaaaaaacatTTATCAGGCTTCTCTAATTTCATTATAACAAGACAAAATACAAATCTTTGATCTTGGCATTAAAGTTCTAGATGTTTCTCTTGTCTACATTATCTTTACCTGTGGTGTTCTTGGAGGGAG is a window from the Pecten maximus unplaced genomic scaffold, xPecMax1.1, whole genome shotgun sequence genome containing:
- the LOC117321243 gene encoding protein inturned-like, which translates into the protein MDQLVVWREVHPTRQWYDLGEEQMFGYSEPVTARWFWLIVGYKHSLLCVLLEAGGCTTKLPALCMPDPFYIDQCRATLMQIVALGLPAHCDTSYSSPVQTLMCPRGNNSLPPTSPSKNTTGDFPSSLRRQTHTLTRKDSFHSDGSSASNSSGGSIVKKGTPTKMRLFHVDYSHSNELAQDDLKNKKIKLTVGAENCLLHFLHIDKIDGVFVNPTLGTHELEKDITHNFHLCCTQIKHMFDRYRYRKKNTKRDECENDYRMPSHPDPSFYHLREEGVLFHVPQSDADQKVQESYWVVGRQRSKTELYVCFKDGTPQNLVELAFRMGFGLKV